From Miscanthus floridulus cultivar M001 chromosome 15, ASM1932011v1, whole genome shotgun sequence, the proteins below share one genomic window:
- the LOC136506811 gene encoding stress response protein nst1-like codes for MCTLCAVQRWSRRVATMLPWLVVPLIVIWAATQLLLPAAYRFEVTSPRLACVSVLLLTLFWYEILLPRLSLWRARRSARLREERRAHALELHKLRKTATRRCRNCSNPYKDQNPGGGKFMCSYCGHVSKRPVLDLNSAGKAPTGWPCAQDCGYWLDLRCSSGNNSSFLGFSWRLLSSFCSTAMRWLLRNIFRFTSSGDGEGLSIDGKRLAKRGENGGKAEESRTEKSRRKAEEKRLARLEREMLEEEERKQREEMAKLVEERRKLRDEKAEAEERSKSATPVGEKDARKEAEKRRQERKKKEDKGSSKSNSDCEDIDRRLGREGDRKRDFDRKSDLDRREGYKPHYIDSNNHSNKTGESRSKYFGRMTGGFLSSSRGFGGGSFFGRSAQAPAPQASKLSRPVVPATDQGNAIKRDVQHAATQATGKSATAGETRNAWTNFNRPVSPNVQPHPTGLKKSWHQLFSRSASVSPCPDVTTSAHDMIRKPEPNGAQINNAHTFLFQYPPLDYKPSSIQSMQFPGFPPLNGAPPSNPLHFPAGHKPFYDDAESTLLEEPEQFEDPCYDPDAIALLGPVSESLDNFPPDLDCGFLSSDVMKESHGRPSPIESPLSRSRMAEEKPIKPPHSSVARGPGGSILPETSSEQGTWQMWSTPLVQESLGLQGPQSQWLRQNTNQFNHSANLFSSGGGAISSLGTGLNDSDPWLQKEPFQQLPPDTPSLFLSHEMPGKLHNDLVFGSPNKSAREHPFGPPGSLWPKEELALNGAQEGGGGHILSPSGAHVGGGVGLFSSASPDVQSLWSFNETFNEKESIE; via the exons ATGTGTACGCTGTGCGCCGTGCAGCGCTGGTCGCGGCGCGTCGCCACCATGCTCCCGTGGCTCGTCGTCCCGCTCATCGTCATCTGGGCCGCCACCCAGCTGCTCCTCCCAGCCGCCTACCGCTTCGAGGTCACCTCCCCGCGCCTCGCCTGCGTCTCCGTCCTCCTTCTCACCCTCTTCTGGTACGAGATCCTCCTCCCGCGCCTCTCCCTCTGGCGCGCCCGCCGCTCCGCGCGCCTCCGCGAGgagcgccgcgcccacgccctcGAGCTCCACAAGCTCCGCAAGACCGCAACCCGGCGCTGCCGCAACTGCAGCAACCCGTACAAGGACCAGAACCCCGGCGGCGGTAAGTTCATGTGCTCTTACTGCGGCCATGTCTCTAAGCGCCCTGTGCTCGACCTCAATTCAGCTGGGAAGGCCCCCACCGGATGGCCTTGTGCTCAGGATTGTGGATATTGGCTGGACCTGCGCTGCTCCTCCGGCAATAACAGCTCCTTCTTGGGGTTCTCGTGGCGCTTGCTTTCATCCTTTTGCTCGACAGCAATGAGGTGGTTATTGAGGAATATATTCAGGTTTACATCCTCAGGGGATGGTGAGGGTTTGAGCATAGATGGTAAAAGGTTGGCAAAGAGAGGAGAGAATGGAGGAAAAGCCGAGGAGAGCAGGACCGAGAAGTCGAGAAGGAAGGCGGAAGAGAAGAGACTGGCAAGGCTGGAGAGGGAAATGCTGGAGGAGGAGGAAAGGAAGCAGCGAGAGGAGATGGCTAAGCTAGTAGAGGAACGCAGGAAGCTGAGGGATGAAAAAGCAGAGGCCGAGGAGCGGTCAAAAAGCGCTACCCCTGTTGGGGAGAAGGATGCTAGGAAGGAGGCAGAGAAGCGGCgtcaggagaggaagaagaaagaggacaAGGGGTCAAGCAAGAGCAATTCAGATTGTGAGGACATTGATAGAAGATTGGGCCGAGAAGGCGATAGGAAGCGAGACTTTGACAGAAAGAGTGACTTGGACAGGCGTGAGGGTTACAAGCCTCATTACATCGATTCTAACAATCACAGTAATAAAACAGGGGAGAGCAGATCGAAATACTTTGGCCGTATGACAGGTGGTTTCTTATCTTCTTCAAGAGGGTTTGGCGGTGGTTCCTTCTTTGGCAGAAGTGCTCAGGCCCCTGCCCCTCAAGCTAGCAAGCTTAGTAGACCTGTAGTTCCTGCAACTGACCAGGGTAATGCAATCAAAAGAGATGTCCAGCATGCAGCCACACAAGCTACAGGCAAATCTGCTACAGCTGGAGAAACTAGAAATGCATGGACTAATTTTAATCGACCT GTTAGTCCAAATGTGCAGCCACACCCTACTGGCCTTAAAAAGTCTTGGCATCAGCTGTTTAGTCGTTCAGCATCAGTGTCCCCTTGTCCTGATGTTACAACTTCAGCTCATGATATGATTCGGAAGCCAGAACCAAATGGAGCTCAAATAAACAATGCTCATACATTTCTCTTTCAGTATCCTCCTCTGGACTACAAGCCAAGTTCAATCCAGTCCATGCAATTTCCAGGTTTTCCACCGCTTAATGGAGCACCTCCTAGTAACCCACTACATTTTCCTGCTGGACATAAGCCCTTCTATGATGATGCGGAATCAACACTGCTTGAAGAACCAGAGCAATTTGAGGACCCATGCTATGATCCAGATGCAATTGCATTACTTGGGCCAGTTTCAGAATCTCTAGATAACTTCCCTCCAGACTTAGATTGTGGATTCCTCTCAAGTGACGTTATGAAAGAATCACATGGGAGGCCTTCACCAATTGAGTCTCCTCTCTCAAGATCTCGTATGGCTGAAGAAAAGCCTATCAAGCCCCCGCACTCATCAGTTGCAAGAGGTCCTGGTGGTTCCATTCTGCCTGAGACTAGCAGTGAACAAGGCACATGGCAAATGTGGAGCACACCATTGGTTCAGGAAAGTTTAGGTCTGCAAGGTCCTCAGAGTCAGTGGCTTCGGCAAAACACAAATCAATTCAACCATAGTGCCAACCTTTTCAGCAGCGGAGGTGGAGCAATAAGTTCCCTGGGTACTGGTTTGAATGACAGTGATCCATGGCTGCAGAAAGAACCTTTCCAGCAATTGCCACCTGATACACCAAGCCTGTTCCTTTCACATGAAATGCCTGGAAAATTACACAACGACTTGGTTTTTGGGTCTCCAAACAAATCAGCCCGCGAACACCCCTTTGGGCCGCCTGGTTCTTTGTGGCCCAA GGAGGAACTGGCGCTGAATGGAGCTCAGGAAGGTGGTGGCGGGCATATCCTGTCGCCGTCCGGTGCACATGTTGGCGGTGGTGTTGGCTTGTTTTCTTCAGCAAGTCCTGATGTACAGTCACTGTGGTCATTCAATGAAACATTCAATGAAAAAGAGAGCATAGAATGA